In the genome of Myxococcus stipitatus, one region contains:
- a CDS encoding HP0495 family protein, whose product MKKDGPGDTPSEDAEKKPLIEYPSVYTFKVMGKKGSDFAEHVRDLFRKLMGAEISPDSIHEQPSSKGNYVSLSVSVYLLSEEQRRGIYDQLHKDPRVIYYL is encoded by the coding sequence ATGAAGAAGGACGGACCCGGAGACACCCCCTCGGAAGACGCGGAGAAGAAGCCCCTCATCGAGTACCCCTCGGTCTATACCTTCAAGGTCATGGGCAAGAAGGGCTCCGACTTCGCGGAGCACGTGCGGGACTTGTTCCGGAAGCTGATGGGGGCCGAAATCTCCCCGGACTCCATCCACGAGCAGCCCAGCAGCAAGGGCAACTACGTGTCGTTGAGCGTGTCGGTCTACCTGCTGTCCGAGGAGCAACGGCGCGGCATCTACGACCAGCTCCACAAAGACCCTCGCGTCATCTACTACCTGTGA
- a CDS encoding SAM-dependent methyltransferase produces MSPADSFPLYHPADARRAFSSDDATRRFAKVAQLEPGARVLVLGCGGDASAALVLAREIGCTVIAADTDEAQVATLRDRVRHEGLSDRIEARSVTLDDLGFSDGWLDAILIQGRVLYSLRATLANLRPLLARRGRLGMTFPVRVGRVLPKAASELWERRLGAPLLLPREMLQSLEVGGFEPESAETLHDSELDDYYREVEASLRPTSGAQASALREELALHRESNGKASVSYAFLVGRRKEPGEKPPASRDRG; encoded by the coding sequence ATGAGCCCCGCTGACTCCTTTCCGCTGTACCACCCCGCGGACGCCCGGCGTGCGTTCAGTTCCGACGACGCGACCCGACGCTTCGCCAAGGTGGCCCAACTGGAGCCGGGCGCTCGTGTGCTGGTGCTCGGGTGTGGAGGCGACGCGAGCGCCGCGCTGGTGCTGGCCCGGGAGATCGGCTGCACCGTCATCGCCGCGGACACCGACGAAGCCCAGGTCGCGACCCTGCGAGACCGGGTTCGTCACGAGGGACTGTCTGATCGCATCGAGGCCCGGAGCGTGACGCTGGACGACCTCGGCTTCTCGGATGGCTGGCTGGATGCCATCCTCATCCAGGGCCGGGTGCTGTATTCCCTGCGTGCGACGCTGGCGAACCTGAGGCCCTTGCTGGCGAGGCGAGGCCGCCTCGGGATGACGTTCCCCGTGAGGGTGGGGCGGGTCCTTCCCAAGGCCGCCAGTGAGCTCTGGGAGCGTCGGCTGGGCGCGCCTCTGCTACTGCCGCGCGAGATGCTCCAGTCCCTGGAGGTGGGGGGCTTCGAGCCGGAGTCGGCCGAGACGCTGCACGACTCGGAGCTGGACGACTACTACCGCGAAGTCGAGGCGAGCCTCCGGCCCACGTCGGGCGCTCAGGCCTCCGCGCTTCGCGAGGAGCTGGCGCTGCACCGCGAGAGCAACGGCAAGGCCAGCGTCAGCTACGCGTTCCTGGTGGGACGCCGCAAGGAGCCAGGAGAGAAGCCTCCGGCCTCGCGCGACAGGGGTTGA
- a CDS encoding diacylglycerol/lipid kinase family protein, with the protein MLVQPLRSPELRRSPSADVSAEPKVAVLLNANARKVDARVVKSLSHVVPEQDLFLSRSPLDGRRIAQTVLERGYPMVFTGGGDGTFMGFVNEVLQQVGPRGRFAGQQAPRFGILKLGTGNGIAAHVNASGTRGDGILNDVLRARTGEIPGFRPMDLLMVDGQRAPFAGLGVDGKVLNDYIWVKENLGKGLLKSVLSGSGGYFSAVACKTVPHYLTNSTWVECEVVNGQAGEAYRLGADGQPMGEPIAPGELLFRGKLMMAAAGTMPFYGYGFRMFPFACGRRGFMQLRLGQVTPTQVLANLPRLWNGRWFPEGLHDFHVRDATIRFARPMPFQVGGDAAGYRDEVSLSVAPDSIELVDFNGALN; encoded by the coding sequence GCCCTTGCGTTCTCCGGAGCTCCGCCGTTCCCCCTCGGCGGACGTCTCCGCGGAGCCGAAGGTCGCGGTCCTGCTCAACGCGAACGCCCGCAAGGTGGACGCCCGGGTGGTGAAGTCGCTGTCGCACGTCGTGCCGGAGCAGGACCTGTTCCTCTCCCGCTCGCCCCTGGATGGCCGCCGCATCGCCCAGACGGTGCTGGAGCGCGGCTACCCGATGGTCTTCACCGGCGGCGGCGACGGCACGTTCATGGGCTTCGTGAACGAGGTGCTCCAGCAGGTCGGCCCCCGAGGCCGCTTCGCTGGCCAGCAGGCGCCCCGCTTCGGCATCCTCAAGCTGGGCACGGGCAATGGAATCGCCGCCCACGTCAACGCCTCCGGCACCCGGGGCGACGGCATCCTCAACGACGTGCTGCGCGCCCGGACGGGGGAAATCCCGGGCTTCCGCCCCATGGACCTGCTGATGGTGGATGGCCAGCGCGCGCCCTTCGCGGGCCTGGGCGTGGATGGCAAGGTGCTCAACGACTACATCTGGGTGAAGGAGAACCTGGGCAAGGGCCTGCTCAAGAGCGTCCTCTCGGGCAGCGGGGGCTACTTCTCCGCAGTGGCCTGCAAGACGGTGCCGCACTATCTGACGAACTCCACCTGGGTCGAGTGCGAGGTCGTCAACGGGCAGGCTGGCGAGGCGTACCGGCTGGGCGCGGATGGACAGCCGATGGGCGAGCCCATCGCCCCGGGCGAGCTGCTCTTCCGAGGCAAGCTGATGATGGCGGCCGCGGGCACCATGCCCTTCTATGGCTATGGCTTCCGCATGTTCCCGTTCGCGTGTGGGCGTCGGGGCTTCATGCAGCTGCGGCTGGGCCAGGTGACGCCGACGCAGGTGCTGGCCAACCTGCCCCGCTTGTGGAACGGCCGCTGGTTCCCGGAAGGCCTCCACGACTTCCACGTCCGCGACGCCACCATCCGCTTCGCGCGCCCCATGCCGTTCCAGGTCGGCGGCGACGCGGCCGGGTACCGGGACGAGGTCTCCCTGTCCGTGGCACCCGACTCCATCGAGCTCGTCGACTTCAACGGCGCGCTGAACTGA